CAAAATAGTAGCCGTGTTGTCCCCCGTAACCGTAATTTCATCGCTTACAAAGGTAATTTTAGGGAACGCCTCTACATTAAAGAAGTCTACGCCGTGCAGGTGTTCATTAAACGTTTCATCAAAACCATCAATAGATTTAGCTTTCATGGTGACATTCACCGAGCTTTTTTCAGGGTTTAGCCGGTCGAATACAAACTCACCATTAATGTCATGCACTTTAAGATAGACATTGCTAAAGCCAATATGATTTGCCTTTAGCAGCACATTCGTATGCACCGGATCGATATGGTAAGTTTCA
Above is a genomic segment from Alphaproteobacteria bacterium containing:
- a CDS encoding YceI family protein, which codes for MKKLLLSALIASSISVSAFAAETYHIDPVHTNVLLKANHIGFSNVYLKVHDINGEFVFDRLNPEKSSVNVTMKAKSIDGFDETFNEHLHGVDFFNVEAFPKITFVSDEITVTGDNTATILGDLTIKGLSQPTLLNVTFNKEGENPFAKDYRAGFSGTGVVKRSEYGINTALPAVADEVGIVLEIEGIRKGKE